Below is a window of Pseudomonas sp. B21-040 DNA.
TTTTACGCGTGAAGGCGCCATCGGCTCACCAACAGCGCAAGCCGTGATCGAGGCTTCTATCCGGTCTGCGGTCTTGACGCTGGCACGACTTGCCCCGCAGCACGCCAAGTTATTTGCTGCGGCAATGGTGTACTCGCCCACCCTGGGCAACGGTGAATTGACCGCCGAACAGCGTCAGCGAATGCTTCAGTCGATTGCTGTTCCAGTCGGGACACTGGGCCTTGATGACAGCCGGACGCTGCAATCAATTGCCGATGCTGGTGGCTCGGTGGAGATGTCCTATCGGCTGAAAATTGAGGCTGTAGCGCAAGGCACGGCGATCCTTGCAGTCTCTACCGGTGATGATTTGGGCGCGAAGGTGCCGGTGATCAACGCTGTACTGGATCCATTGACGGGGAACTACACCGCAGAAGTCCCAGGTTCACCGCCCCGGCGACTGCAGATCACTCCCGACACAACCGTTCAGGCAGGCGCTGCGAGTCATGCCGGTATAGCGGTGCTATCGCCCATAACTCAGGACGTACCGACAGGCGCCGACCTGCGCATTCAGGACTGCATCATCTGCTTGCCGGGTTCGGCGTCGATGTACTTGTCCTTCAATCTGCCTCCGCCGGGCACAGGCATTGTCACCGGCAATGGCCAGCCCGCCACGGCGGACTGGTGGAAGACTGCCAGTCGCAACGCGGGTGCAGCTATCCCAAGCCAGATCGGCGACCAGATGCGTGGACGCGAAATCCATTCGTTCGACGCGTTTCATGACGTGCTGTGGCGGGTATTGGGCGAGCAACCTGCACTTACCAGTCAATTTGATGAGGTCAACAAAAGGCGGGTAGAGCAAGGCTTCGCACCCTATGCGCCGAAAAGCACCTGGGTCGGAGAGCGCCGGGAGTTTGAACTGCGCTTTCAGGAGTCCGCGGCGCTCGGTGAAAATCCGTTCAACCTCGACCGAATCAGCGTCAATACGCCACAAAGCGTGCATGGCCGCCGCGGGATTGTTCCGGCCATTCAACCTTGGCCGGTGCCTCCGGTCGGTATCGGCACCTGGACGCCGCTGCAACCACCGGGCGTCGAACACCTCGGGTCGACACAAACGCCCATCACAACGCCAGTTCCAGCGGTGTACCCCGGTGCGCCTGTCGTCCCCGTCCTACCGGCAAACGAGACGTTTCCGGCTGTTGACGAAGGGCAGATTGGTGCGAGTATTCCCGGGTTCCCGGCGGATATGGAGTTGCCTTCGCCGGATCTGGTGTTCGTCGGGCCACCGGTAGAGCCGCTGGAGGTAGGGCCGTATAACGAGCTCAGCGGCAGGAGCAGGGGGGATGGGTTGGATATTGACCACATTCCTTCGCGTAGGGCGTTAGAGGCTTACATACTCAAGAATTTTGAAGGTTTGGAGGACGCTCAAATAGAAGGCTTCATACGCAAAGCTCCAAGCGT
It encodes the following:
- a CDS encoding S-type pyocin domain-containing protein, with the translated sequence MAQNTFNDGSSGSVVIRSGPPASSGGSGGGIGGGGVSGGFGKTSKKKQKARARVKAAHLQKQQQERALAAAKAQAEVTQAEAAAAQTQEQTRHQALLQFLAGLTQRHDAIRAEADSRFAERARQLAPLLEQEILASRKPPNSDDSERYQLYLITKEKNEIDGLIARKSAELDSKNSTARSFDGLDPLTRTSNDYLTRLGQFGQALNEGHQIWENAYNAAHEARVLAAQINALREKTAALARHHAEQTVSWRQREAAWEAQRQYVQQREARVRFKQQSDEDSRVSRIRQANTLTVPMSSMTVNGAIFTREGAIGSPTAQAVIEASIRSAVLTLARLAPQHAKLFAAAMVYSPTLGNGELTAEQRQRMLQSIAVPVGTLGLDDSRTLQSIADAGGSVEMSYRLKIEAVAQGTAILAVSTGDDLGAKVPVINAVLDPLTGNYTAEVPGSPPRRLQITPDTTVQAGAASHAGIAVLSPITQDVPTGADLRIQDCIICLPGSASMYLSFNLPPPGTGIVTGNGQPATADWWKTASRNAGAAIPSQIGDQMRGREIHSFDAFHDVLWRVLGEQPALTSQFDEVNKRRVEQGFAPYAPKSTWVGERREFELRFQESAALGENPFNLDRISVNTPQSVHGRRGIVPAIQPWPVPPVGIGTWTPLQPPGVEHLGSTQTPITTPVPAVYPGAPVVPVLPANETFPAVDEGQIGASIPGFPADMELPSPDLVFVGPPVEPLEVGPYNELSGRSRGDGLDIDHIPSRRALEAYILKNFEGLEDAQIEGFIRKAPSVAIPSHVHQKFSETYGGRNNATRKLNDASNLEVAVNRNFDALKPGLIESGFTEDDIAKARSLLHKLHKEQGWY